ATTTTGAGCGTTAACTACCTCAGCTGCTGATACCGGTTTACTAGCAAAAGTTATCATGGCACTAAACATTAACAGTAATACTAAAATCTTTTTCATATTTCTCATCCTTTCTTTGATTATAATACTATATACGACCCAAATATCTTTTTTTGGGATCCATTTGATAAGAAATATAAAAAATTTTATTTATTTGTAAAAGTCTATATATTTTTGTCATTTCATTAAGTAACTTAAGTACGCTATTAAATTTATCGACAAAAATATATCTTTTAATAAACTTTGATATATGTTAATATTTTAACCAATTTTTATCTTAGTACATTCTTTGCTCAAAAAAATCTTAGCTTAGAGATAAGGAATACAGTATAATGTATACAATAATTAGTGTTTTGGTAGTGTTGCATAAAAATAAATGAAGTTTTCCCTACTATTCGTCAAATTATATATTGACAATTATTTAACAAGAATATAAAATAGACTTGTAAGATAGTTAAATTATTAACGATATTTAAGGAGGTTTCATCTATGAGCAAAAAAGCTGAAACAGTAAAAGCTAAAAATAACGAAGTAGATGTTAACGTAATGATAGATACAATGGTAACTAAAGCACAGAAAGCTTTAGAAGAGTACATGGAACTTAATCAAGAAGCAATTGATAATATTGTTAAAGAAATGGCTCTTGCTGGACTTGATGAGCATATGTATCTAGCTAAGTTAGCAGTTGAAGAAACACAACGTGGTATTTATGAAGATAAGATTACTAAGAACATGTTTGCAACTGAGTATGTATACCACAGTATTAAGTACGACAAGACTGTTGGGATCATCAATAACAATGATGAAGAGGATTATATGGAAGTTGCGGAACCTGTTGGTGTTGTTGCAGGTATTACACCAGTAACTAACCCAACTTCAACAACAATGTTTAAGGCACTTATTTCTGCTAAAACACGAAATCCTATCATCTTTGCTTTCCATCCATCAGCACAAAAATGTTCTGCTGAATCTGCACGAATATTAAGAGATGCTGCGATTAAAGCTGGTGCTCCTGAGAACTGCATTCAATGGATCGAGTTACCATCAATCGAAGCTACTAATGGATTAATGAATCATCCAGGTGTTGCATTAATCTTAGCCACTGGTGGTTCAGGCATGGTAAAATCAGCATATTCAGCTGGTAAGCCTGCTTTAGGCGTTGGTCCTGGTAACGTACCGTGTTTTATTGAAAAGACTGCTCGTTTAGAGAGATCATTAACTGATCTAATTCTTTCTAAGTCATTCGATAACGGTATGATTTGTGCATCAGAACAAGCAGCTATAATCGAAGAACCTATTTATGATGCTGCAATTAAATTCTTTAAAGAAAACAATTGCTATGTGGCATCTAAAGCAGAAACTAAGAAACTTGAATCTGTTGTAATGAATTTAGAAAAAGGTGCTGTTAATGCAGCTATCGTTGGTAAAAGTCCTTATGAGATTGCTAAATTGGCTGGTGTCAAAGTTCCTGAAGACACAAAAATCTTATGTTGTGAAATTGATGGTGTAGGCCATGAATATCCATTATCAAAAGAAAAATTATCACCTGTACTTGCTATTATTAAAGCTAAGAATGCGGATGAAGGTATTGCACTATCAGAAAAAATGGTTGAGATCGGTGGTTTAGGTCACTCATCAGTATTACACACTGAAGATGATCAAGTTATTAAAGATTTTAGCGATCGATTAAAAACTGGACGTATCATCATCAACTCACCTTCAACTCATGGTGCCATTGGTGATATTTATAATACAAACATGCCATCACTTACTTTAGGATGCGGATCATATGGTAAAAACTCA
This is a stretch of genomic DNA from Vallitalea okinawensis. It encodes these proteins:
- the adhE gene encoding bifunctional acetaldehyde-CoA/alcohol dehydrogenase, translated to MSKKAETVKAKNNEVDVNVMIDTMVTKAQKALEEYMELNQEAIDNIVKEMALAGLDEHMYLAKLAVEETQRGIYEDKITKNMFATEYVYHSIKYDKTVGIINNNDEEDYMEVAEPVGVVAGITPVTNPTSTTMFKALISAKTRNPIIFAFHPSAQKCSAESARILRDAAIKAGAPENCIQWIELPSIEATNGLMNHPGVALILATGGSGMVKSAYSAGKPALGVGPGNVPCFIEKTARLERSLTDLILSKSFDNGMICASEQAAIIEEPIYDAAIKFFKENNCYVASKAETKKLESVVMNLEKGAVNAAIVGKSPYEIAKLAGVKVPEDTKILCCEIDGVGHEYPLSKEKLSPVLAIIKAKNADEGIALSEKMVEIGGLGHSSVLHTEDDQVIKDFSDRLKTGRIIINSPSTHGAIGDIYNTNMPSLTLGCGSYGKNSTTSNVTAVNLINKKRVAKRRVNMQWFKIPERIYFEPGSIQYLSKMPNITRAFIVTDPFMVKLGFVDKILYHLRNRLDYVHCEIFSDVEPDPSLDTVMRGAEAMNKFKPDVIIALGGGSPMDAAKGMWMFYEHPEADFKEMALKFMDIRKRVYKFPKMGDKSKFVAIPTTSGTGSEVTSFAVITDKSKGIKYPLADYELTPDVAILDPELVMTVPAGVTANTGMDVLTHAIEAYVSVLASDYTDALAMKAIELVFEYLPGAYKNGSNAVAREKMHNASCIAGMAFTNAFLGINHSLAHKLGGEFHIPHGAANAVLLPYVISYNGESSPTKFASFPKYEKFVAHEKYAEIAKHLGLPATTPEEGVASLVKAVRDLMKQLDMPMTIRECGIEEKAFLAKVDYLADKAFEDQCTTANPRLPLVKELADIYKVAYYGEEK